Proteins co-encoded in one Hymenobacter swuensis DY53 genomic window:
- a CDS encoding universal stress protein, whose product MLPSIVVLTNLTPAAEQAARYAAVLGQPVHAQLRLLHLYHDPILDPELATITTAQAVRSQAETLSRLEAMGRRLPAPSEALLSVQGAFEAVEDVARRYQPLLLAMGLSSEHDLFDNLLRNQALPVLRATHRPLLLVPEGAALLAAPPRRVAVAVDAEPFVPNPAARAVAPLLAAWPATYTVVHVATEHEQEAFPGQHALGNVHQSGLLPPATRPELCESRHLAPADGILQAVNDVQADLLVLITRPRSFLGRLFHHSVTAQVLRRSRVPVLLLPAEAPELPGWMPHLS is encoded by the coding sequence ATGCTACCTTCCATCGTCGTACTCACCAACCTGACGCCGGCTGCCGAGCAGGCGGCCCGCTACGCGGCCGTGCTGGGGCAGCCGGTGCACGCCCAATTGCGCCTGCTCCACCTCTACCACGACCCCATACTGGACCCCGAACTGGCCACCATCACCACCGCCCAGGCCGTGCGCAGCCAGGCCGAAACGCTCAGCCGGCTGGAGGCTATGGGGCGGCGTCTGCCGGCTCCCAGCGAGGCACTGCTATCGGTGCAGGGCGCGTTTGAGGCGGTGGAAGACGTTGCGCGCCGTTACCAGCCGCTGCTGCTGGCTATGGGCCTGAGTTCTGAGCACGACCTCTTCGATAACCTGCTGCGCAACCAGGCGCTGCCCGTGCTACGCGCCACCCACCGCCCGCTGCTGCTGGTGCCCGAAGGTGCGGCGCTGCTGGCAGCGCCGCCGCGCCGCGTGGCCGTGGCCGTTGATGCGGAGCCTTTCGTGCCCAACCCGGCAGCCCGTGCAGTAGCACCGCTGCTGGCGGCCTGGCCAGCGACCTATACCGTGGTGCATGTAGCCACTGAGCACGAGCAGGAAGCCTTTCCGGGGCAGCACGCCCTGGGCAATGTGCACCAGAGCGGCCTGCTCCCCCCGGCCACGCGCCCCGAGCTGTGCGAGTCCCGGCACCTGGCTCCCGCCGACGGCATCCTGCAGGCCGTAAACGATGTGCAGGCCGATCTGCTAGTACTGATTACCCGGCCCCGCAGCTTCTTGGGGCGGCTTTTTCACCATAGCGTCACGGCCCAGGTGCTGCGCCGCAGCCGCGTGCCGGTGCTGCTGCTGCCCGCCGAAGCGCCCGAGCTGCCCGGCTGGATGCCGCATCTGAGCTGA
- a CDS encoding DUF6544 family protein produces MKTTTKVWLTAATLGAAGAAVLVSRALAARQLRQDVRDLFAGVIDAAPRHYHEAQLIGLPAPVQRYFRRVLPDGQPYLRGVRLRHTGQFKTDLDKGWVDIAGEQYIMADPPAFIWQGTSRQFTARDEFVDGHGRLRVRLLGAVPIVDGTGPHFDQGELLRWLSECAFLPTALLPSERLQWSAIDEHSARLTLTYGGQTLQYLFSFDHQGELVQCETQRYQGENQLLPWRGRFSDYQQLHGVRVPTLLEGMWVLDGQERPYARFTVQELHYEPLEPF; encoded by the coding sequence ATGAAAACGACCACCAAAGTATGGCTGACGGCCGCCACACTGGGAGCGGCGGGAGCGGCCGTGCTGGTAAGTCGGGCGCTGGCCGCCCGGCAGCTGCGCCAGGATGTACGCGACTTGTTTGCCGGCGTCATCGACGCCGCGCCGCGCCACTACCACGAAGCCCAACTAATCGGGCTGCCGGCCCCGGTGCAGCGCTACTTCCGCCGGGTGCTGCCCGACGGCCAGCCCTACCTGCGCGGCGTCCGGCTGCGCCACACCGGCCAGTTCAAAACCGACCTCGATAAAGGCTGGGTTGACATAGCAGGCGAACAGTACATCATGGCCGACCCGCCCGCTTTCATCTGGCAGGGCACCAGCCGCCAGTTTACGGCCCGCGACGAGTTCGTGGATGGCCACGGCCGCCTGCGGGTGCGTCTGCTGGGAGCCGTGCCGATAGTGGATGGCACCGGCCCGCACTTCGACCAGGGCGAGCTGCTGCGCTGGCTGAGCGAATGCGCCTTCCTGCCCACGGCACTGCTGCCCTCCGAACGGCTGCAGTGGTCGGCCATAGACGAGCACTCAGCCCGCCTCACCCTCACGTACGGCGGCCAGACGCTGCAATACCTGTTCAGCTTTGACCACCAGGGTGAACTGGTGCAGTGCGAAACCCAGCGCTATCAAGGCGAAAACCAGCTGCTGCCGTGGCGGGGCCGGTTTAGTGACTACCAGCAGCTGCACGGCGTGCGGGTGCCCACGCTGCTGGAAGGCATGTGGGTGTTGGATGGACAGGAGCGCCCCTACGCCCGCTTCACGGTGCAGGAACTGCACTACGAGCCGCTGGAGCCATTTTAG
- a CDS encoding LOG family protein, producing the protein MPAVAAPVPKPNTAARSAGRAERRFLAGPRSRRSEMRFLWTVLHEFLRGFRALHFVGPCVSVFGSARVAAGSPYYELARQLGAGLSRQGFTVLTGGGPGIMEAANRGAREAGGLSVGCNIVLDQEQRPNAYLDKWLACHYFFVRKVLLVKYSYAFIIMPGGIGTLDELFEALTLIQTRKIQNFPVVVVGRDYWQPLPALLARLEAQGMVAPTDLQLLTYTDSVEEALAHIEQHAVLKFQLTATHRPRRWWWFWE; encoded by the coding sequence ATGCCTGCTGTTGCTGCTCCTGTCCCGAAACCTAACACCGCCGCGCGCAGTGCCGGGCGGGCGGAACGGCGGTTTCTGGCCGGGCCGCGCAGCCGCCGTAGCGAGATGCGCTTTCTCTGGACCGTGCTACACGAGTTTCTACGCGGATTTCGGGCGCTGCACTTCGTGGGGCCGTGCGTATCGGTTTTTGGGTCGGCGCGGGTGGCAGCGGGCTCGCCCTACTACGAGCTGGCCCGGCAGCTAGGCGCGGGCCTGAGCCGGCAGGGCTTCACGGTGCTGACCGGCGGCGGGCCGGGCATTATGGAGGCCGCCAACCGCGGTGCGCGCGAGGCAGGCGGGCTGTCGGTGGGCTGCAACATCGTGCTGGACCAGGAGCAGCGGCCCAATGCCTACCTCGACAAGTGGCTCGCCTGCCACTATTTTTTCGTGCGCAAGGTGCTGCTGGTCAAATATTCCTACGCCTTCATCATCATGCCCGGCGGTATTGGCACGCTGGATGAGCTGTTCGAGGCCCTGACCCTGATCCAGACCCGCAAGATTCAGAACTTCCCGGTGGTGGTAGTGGGGCGTGACTACTGGCAGCCGCTGCCGGCGCTGCTGGCCCGCCTGGAGGCGCAGGGCATGGTAGCGCCCACTGATCTGCAGCTGCTCACCTACACTGATTCGGTAGAGGAAGCCCTGGCCCACATCGAGCAGCACGCCGTGCTCAAATTTCAACTGACCGCCACCCACCGCCCCCGCCGCTGGTGGTGGTTTTGGGAGTGA
- a CDS encoding IS1/IS1595 family N-terminal zinc-binding domain-containing protein yields MSQLRCPKCESMEATKSGVVGGRQRFKCKNCGYHYSVAKTGKETSPYYVIKALQLYVEGVSYREIERLLGVSHVSVMNWVKKYGMKAPRQTEYHPTYKILNQKELAEFFQKPENLKGAGLVVTELGDKYMMIKWERFKQG; encoded by the coding sequence ATGTCCCAGCTGCGTTGTCCCAAGTGCGAATCGATGGAAGCCACCAAAAGCGGCGTGGTAGGCGGGCGGCAGCGGTTCAAGTGCAAGAATTGCGGCTACCACTACTCGGTGGCCAAAACGGGCAAGGAAACCAGTCCCTACTACGTAATTAAGGCATTGCAACTGTACGTGGAAGGCGTGAGCTACCGCGAAATTGAGCGCCTGCTGGGCGTGAGCCATGTATCGGTAATGAACTGGGTGAAGAAGTACGGGATGAAGGCCCCGCGCCAGACGGAGTATCACCCGACCTATAAAATCCTGAACCAAAAGGAACTGGCAGAATTCTTTCAGAAGCCCGAAAACCTGAAAGGAGCGGGGTTGGTGGTAACGGAGCTAGGTGATAAATACATGATGATCAAGTGGGAACGGTTTAAACAGGGGTAA
- a CDS encoding amidohydrolase family protein: protein MKTSVLSWLLACLSFTAGQAQTPPIAPPHPLPAAGLLVISHVNIVDVVREYVLEDRTVVVRDGCIESVGKQAPTGRAVQRLNGRGLYLVPGLWDSRVCVLDAAADVQALPLYVAYGITSIRDQSTGRPRAELLAIVRALESGQQSSPRIELAGGVVDGPNGAGRHRAATRAEGRAQAEALLQEGWRGLTTTVQLPREAYLGVAEAARTWHVPLVGPIPEAVLALEAASAGHRWIEGTDKLLLGCSTREEELAAARAHSLAGSQPLGDLPARIAGQQKAIAASFSLARCQVLGQALARQQTVVIPMLLTGAAQQHRDLTPNDARLRYVPAAVRQQWAAAEARRPAEAAHAIDSLRRRMVAEFQRLGVPLMAGSGAGGPVPYVFHGASLLDELDCLVAAGLSPGQALQAATVVPAIAAGHRFDLGQIAPDYHADLLLLEGNPLEDIRNLRRVRAVVLRGRVLNQSALAALAADAARSAQLARPEPAASTH from the coding sequence ATGAAAACGTCCGTCTTATCCTGGCTATTGGCTTGCCTGAGCTTCACCGCCGGGCAGGCCCAAACCCCGCCCATAGCCCCGCCGCACCCCTTGCCGGCGGCCGGCCTGCTGGTGATTTCGCACGTCAATATAGTGGACGTGGTGCGCGAGTACGTGCTGGAAGACCGTACGGTGGTGGTGCGCGACGGCTGCATTGAGTCGGTGGGCAAGCAGGCGCCGACGGGGCGGGCGGTGCAGCGCCTTAACGGCCGCGGCCTGTACCTGGTGCCGGGCCTCTGGGACAGCCGCGTGTGCGTGCTTGATGCCGCCGCCGACGTGCAAGCCCTGCCGCTATACGTAGCTTACGGCATCACCAGCATCCGCGACCAGAGCACCGGGCGGCCCCGCGCTGAGCTGCTGGCTATAGTGCGCGCCCTGGAAAGCGGCCAGCAATCCAGCCCCCGCATCGAGCTGGCCGGGGGCGTGGTGGATGGCCCGAACGGGGCCGGCCGGCACCGGGCCGCCACCCGCGCAGAAGGCCGCGCCCAGGCCGAGGCGCTGTTGCAAGAGGGCTGGCGCGGGCTCACGACCACCGTGCAGCTCCCGCGCGAGGCCTATCTGGGGGTAGCGGAAGCCGCCCGTACCTGGCACGTTCCGTTGGTGGGGCCCATCCCCGAAGCAGTGCTGGCCCTGGAAGCCGCCTCAGCCGGGCACCGCTGGATAGAGGGTACCGATAAGCTGCTGCTGGGCTGCTCTACCCGCGAAGAGGAACTGGCGGCGGCGCGTGCCCACTCCCTGGCAGGCTCCCAGCCGCTGGGTGATCTGCCGGCCCGGATTGCGGGACAGCAGAAAGCCATTGCGGCCTCTTTCAGCCTGGCGCGCTGCCAGGTGCTGGGCCAGGCGCTGGCCCGGCAGCAAACCGTAGTGATACCGATGCTGCTAACCGGCGCCGCGCAACAACACCGGGACCTTACTCCCAACGATGCGCGCCTGCGCTACGTGCCCGCCGCCGTGCGCCAGCAGTGGGCGGCCGCCGAGGCCCGCCGCCCCGCCGAGGCGGCCCACGCCATCGACTCTTTGCGGCGCCGGATGGTGGCGGAGTTTCAGCGGCTGGGCGTGCCGCTGATGGCCGGATCCGGCGCGGGTGGGCCGGTACCCTACGTCTTTCACGGCGCAAGTCTGCTCGATGAGTTGGATTGCCTGGTGGCCGCCGGCCTTAGCCCCGGCCAGGCCCTGCAGGCGGCTACCGTTGTGCCCGCCATAGCCGCTGGCCACCGCTTCGACCTAGGCCAGATTGCGCCCGACTACCACGCCGACCTGCTGCTGCTCGAAGGCAACCCGCTGGAGGATATCCGCAACCTGCGCCGGGTGCGGGCCGTGGTGCTGCGCGGCCGGGTGCTCAACCAGAGCGCGCTGGCCGCGCTGGCCGCCGACGCCGCACGGTCCGCGCAGCTCGCCCGACCCGAACCGGCAGCGTCGACTCACTAG
- a CDS encoding universal stress protein — translation MKPSLVVLTDFSPAAERARAYAAALAGPLGAELHLVHVVAPLPPIPTESGVMLMPPTDARYVQETRQSLAQVAAGLPVSATAELLETTWDAAIEQAIEQYRPQLIVAGLSATHGWLDEWLSNRTRSLAHQTGCPLLLVPESLPATALHPPRRIALAVEDQNFRLSPAAVGLAPLLDTLAADLVTVCVLPHEERAGGWEGLRAVQHCGLGNAAIRSGLHKVDSTLPASGILQGVRELQADTLALLDQDHGWLHQVFVGSVIGYVLRHTPVPVLLLPAAPVPPVD, via the coding sequence ATGAAACCCAGCCTGGTTGTCCTCACCGATTTTTCGCCTGCCGCGGAGCGGGCCCGCGCGTATGCGGCGGCCCTGGCCGGTCCGCTCGGAGCCGAGCTGCACCTAGTGCACGTAGTAGCGCCGCTGCCGCCTATTCCCACCGAATCGGGGGTGATGCTGATGCCGCCCACCGATGCCCGCTACGTACAGGAAACCCGGCAGTCGTTGGCGCAGGTGGCCGCCGGGCTGCCGGTGTCGGCCACGGCCGAGCTGCTGGAAACCACGTGGGATGCGGCTATTGAGCAGGCAATTGAGCAGTACCGTCCCCAGCTAATCGTTGCCGGCCTCTCGGCTACCCACGGCTGGCTCGATGAGTGGCTCAGTAACCGCACCCGGTCGCTGGCCCACCAAACCGGCTGCCCGCTACTACTGGTGCCCGAATCGCTGCCGGCCACAGCCCTACACCCACCCAGACGCATTGCGCTGGCCGTGGAAGACCAGAATTTTCGGCTTTCCCCGGCCGCCGTTGGCCTGGCCCCGCTGCTTGACACACTGGCCGCCGACCTGGTAACGGTATGCGTGCTGCCCCACGAAGAACGCGCCGGCGGCTGGGAAGGCCTGCGGGCCGTGCAGCACTGCGGCCTCGGCAACGCCGCCATCCGCAGCGGCCTGCACAAAGTAGACAGCACCCTGCCGGCCAGCGGCATTCTGCAAGGCGTGCGTGAGCTACAGGCCGATACACTGGCTTTGCTCGACCAGGACCACGGCTGGCTGCACCAGGTATTCGTCGGCAGCGTCATCGGCTACGTGCTGCGCCATACGCCGGTACCCGTACTGCTGCTGCCCGCCGCGCCAGTTCCCCCGGTTGATTGA
- a CDS encoding BON domain-containing protein — MLATATFTPPANAESLADADITAAVEMLFLTRKGVTSHLIDVVTKDGIVELSGSTDSLLSRQRAEDIALAVRGVRGVINELTVNTPDLPDTAVHSAVASALADDPATSDYNVRCYVQAGTVRLVGTVQSWAEKQLVLRVVEGVRGVHEINADRLVSRGAEVLNSDEDITIQIRELLDWDIRVNSALVQVRTAQQVVHLSGTVGSAAEKARIIATAYQAGAEHVDARDLFVAAWALGPELRRDKFAPKADTDIAQAVRDALRLDPRVQAFAPLVQVHDGTVTLAGSVSNLRARQVAEQDARLVVGVCDVHNLLKVRAERTSPDADIQATIVDALARDPYLGHYSFVVNVQHGKATLYGQVGSHFEQAQAGDIAAGVNEVVEVENRLSLPGQPNPTEMLPLENAAPGAPSGVLSDHTLAENIRRRCYWSATLHAQEIEIQAEKGRVTLLGTVHTWLDRRQAAQEAYEAGARDVNNHLRVTSAAYVG; from the coding sequence ATGCTAGCTACTGCCACCTTCACGCCGCCCGCTAACGCGGAATCTTTGGCCGACGCGGACATTACGGCCGCTGTCGAGATGCTATTTCTCACCCGCAAAGGGGTGACTTCGCACCTGATTGATGTCGTCACGAAAGACGGCATCGTGGAGCTGAGCGGCAGCACCGACAGCCTGCTCTCGCGGCAACGGGCCGAGGACATTGCGCTGGCCGTGCGCGGCGTGCGCGGCGTCATCAACGAGCTGACCGTGAACACGCCCGACCTGCCCGATACCGCCGTGCACAGCGCCGTGGCCAGCGCCCTCGCCGACGACCCCGCCACCAGCGACTATAACGTGCGCTGCTACGTGCAGGCCGGAACAGTGCGGCTGGTGGGTACTGTGCAGTCGTGGGCGGAAAAGCAGCTGGTGCTGCGCGTGGTGGAAGGCGTGCGTGGCGTGCACGAAATCAACGCCGACCGGCTGGTAAGCCGCGGGGCCGAGGTGTTAAATTCCGACGAGGATATCACTATCCAGATCCGGGAGCTGCTCGACTGGGACATTCGGGTGAACAGTGCGCTGGTGCAGGTACGCACCGCTCAACAGGTGGTGCACCTGTCGGGCACGGTGGGCTCAGCCGCCGAAAAGGCCCGCATCATAGCCACTGCCTATCAGGCCGGTGCGGAGCACGTTGATGCCCGTGACTTGTTTGTGGCGGCCTGGGCGCTGGGCCCAGAACTGCGCCGCGACAAATTCGCTCCCAAAGCCGACACCGATATTGCGCAAGCCGTGCGCGACGCGCTGCGCCTTGACCCACGGGTGCAGGCCTTTGCTCCTCTGGTGCAGGTACACGATGGCACCGTGACGCTGGCTGGGAGCGTGAGCAACCTTCGGGCCCGCCAGGTAGCCGAGCAGGATGCCCGCCTTGTGGTGGGCGTCTGCGATGTGCACAACCTGCTGAAGGTGCGCGCCGAGCGCACTTCTCCCGACGCCGACATTCAGGCCACCATCGTAGATGCACTGGCCCGCGACCCGTACCTGGGGCACTACTCGTTTGTGGTGAACGTGCAGCACGGCAAGGCCACACTCTACGGACAGGTTGGCAGCCATTTTGAGCAAGCCCAGGCCGGCGACATTGCGGCCGGCGTGAACGAGGTGGTGGAAGTGGAAAACCGACTCAGCTTGCCCGGCCAGCCTAACCCCACCGAGATGCTGCCGCTGGAAAACGCCGCACCCGGTGCCCCGTCCGGGGTTCTCTCCGACCACACGTTGGCCGAAAACATTCGGCGGCGCTGCTACTGGTCGGCAACGCTGCATGCTCAGGAAATAGAGATACAGGCAGAAAAGGGCCGCGTGACGCTCTTGGGCACCGTGCACACCTGGCTGGACCGCCGACAGGCCGCTCAGGAAGCCTACGAAGCCGGGGCCCGCGACGTGAACAATCATCTGCGCGTGACATCAGCGGCCTACGTCGGCTAG
- a CDS encoding MBL fold metallo-hydrolase RNA specificity domain-containing protein, giving the protein MDVSLQFLGAAHCVTGSKYLLTLDGSGDMPGAPGGRRQVLIDCGLFQGLKELRLRNRESLPFDPAGLAAVVLTHAHIDHSGYLPKLVRDGFRGRIFCTEPTADLLSIMLLDSAKLQEEEAAFANRKGYSKHHPAQPLYTQADVQQVLPLVESVAYDAPLTFLEGSLTLTFREAGHILGSAIAELGVQGTTQRKQLVFSGDLGRYDNPVMHDPAAIGQADVLLVESTYGNRETRIEDPEAELARVVNEALGRGGVLLVAAFAVGRTQTLLYYLKNLRAEGRVPQVPVYVDSPMGIRVSDLYPRHPAAHRLGHGNVFDFPGLHFVTEAPDSKALNDKAGQAIIISASGMCTGGRIVHHLYHRLPRPQDTLLLIGYQAEGTRGRRLQDGESEVKMFGELVPVRCHVEHLDGFSAHADRGELLRWLSNFQQPPKRTFVVHGEPEAAGALAETLRQEHHWPNVKVPDYLEAARLFEGI; this is encoded by the coding sequence ATGGATGTCAGTCTGCAATTTCTCGGTGCCGCCCACTGCGTCACGGGGTCCAAGTACCTGCTCACCCTCGATGGCAGTGGCGACATGCCCGGTGCGCCCGGCGGCCGGCGCCAGGTGCTCATCGATTGCGGCCTGTTTCAGGGGCTGAAGGAGCTACGGCTGCGCAACCGGGAAAGTTTGCCCTTCGACCCGGCCGGGCTGGCGGCCGTGGTGCTCACCCACGCCCACATCGACCACAGTGGCTACTTGCCCAAGCTGGTGCGCGACGGGTTCCGGGGCCGCATCTTCTGCACTGAGCCCACCGCCGACCTGCTCAGCATCATGCTTCTCGACTCGGCCAAGCTGCAGGAAGAGGAAGCGGCCTTCGCCAACAGGAAAGGCTACTCCAAGCATCACCCTGCCCAGCCCCTCTACACCCAGGCCGATGTGCAGCAGGTGCTGCCGCTGGTGGAAAGCGTGGCCTACGACGCCCCCCTTACTTTCCTCGAGGGTTCCCTCACGCTCACGTTCCGCGAGGCCGGCCACATCCTGGGCTCGGCCATTGCGGAGCTGGGCGTGCAGGGCACCACCCAGCGCAAGCAGCTGGTATTCAGCGGCGACCTGGGCCGCTACGACAACCCCGTGATGCACGACCCGGCGGCCATAGGGCAGGCCGATGTACTGCTGGTGGAATCCACGTACGGCAACCGCGAAACGCGCATCGAAGACCCCGAGGCCGAACTGGCGCGGGTGGTGAACGAGGCTCTGGGCCGGGGCGGCGTGCTGCTAGTGGCGGCCTTTGCCGTAGGCCGCACCCAAACGTTGCTCTACTACCTCAAAAACCTGCGCGCCGAGGGCCGCGTGCCTCAGGTGCCGGTGTACGTGGACAGCCCCATGGGTATTCGGGTGTCGGATTTGTACCCGCGCCACCCGGCGGCGCACCGGCTGGGTCACGGCAACGTGTTCGACTTTCCGGGGCTGCACTTCGTCACGGAAGCCCCGGACTCGAAAGCGCTTAATGATAAAGCCGGCCAGGCCATCATCATCTCGGCCAGCGGCATGTGCACCGGCGGGCGCATCGTGCATCACCTCTACCACCGCCTGCCCCGCCCCCAGGACACGCTGCTGCTCATCGGCTACCAGGCCGAAGGCACCCGCGGCCGCCGCCTGCAGGACGGCGAGTCGGAGGTGAAGATGTTTGGCGAGCTGGTGCCGGTGCGCTGCCACGTCGAGCACCTAGACGGCTTCTCGGCCCACGCCGACCGTGGAGAGCTGCTGCGCTGGCTAAGCAACTTCCAGCAGCCGCCCAAGCGCACCTTCGTGGTGCACGGCGAGCCGGAAGCCGCCGGAGCCCTGGCCGAAACGCTGCGCCAGGAGCACCACTGGCCCAACGTGAAAGTACCCGACTACCTGGAAGCCGCCCGGTTATTCGAGGGCATCTAG
- a CDS encoding L,D-transpeptidase scaffold domain-containing protein codes for MTAPAAIRLVCCCFGLALAGQWCGSVQQQQQQPMPVAQALAGAPARPQPLVADQIRQLLDTAVVPGAEARLGLQAGPDVRAFYGADFIPAWTLATDSVTADARAALAQLARALEHGLRPTDYHWPRLQALRDSLRRPALPAQHVRQQALLDVYLSDATLRFMRDLSRGRLQPYAWSGAEKAAGRAWRPAPVLRAALGGGAVPAAMVAGQPRHREYRQLQQALAHWLTLPAPADSVAGRQAQYEQAALNLERWRWDALPGDSSYILINIPAYELLVVVHDSVVRRHRVIVGQPRTPTSTLSSRLTHFTLAPDWHVPRSIATKEILPRLKVDAGYLARNNYSLYDAGGRYLDPYRVNWTAVTAQNFRFTIRQSAGCDNALGNIVFRFANPYSVYLHDTPMRQFFERPDRAMSHGCMRLQEPLALAAYLLRREGRPVHLPGEAECARQPTPRDVRLRRPMPLYVRYATCTAEHGHLQFFPDVYRRDEPLRRALFGPRS; via the coding sequence ATGACTGCTCCGGCTGCCATCCGTCTTGTTTGCTGCTGTTTTGGCTTGGCCCTGGCCGGGCAGTGGTGTGGATCAGTGCAGCAGCAGCAGCAGCAGCCTATGCCGGTTGCGCAGGCGCTGGCCGGTGCCCCCGCTCGTCCGCAACCACTCGTAGCGGACCAGATACGGCAGCTGCTGGATACGGCAGTGGTGCCCGGGGCCGAAGCGCGCCTGGGGCTGCAGGCCGGCCCCGATGTGCGGGCATTTTACGGTGCCGACTTTATCCCTGCCTGGACTTTGGCCACTGATTCGGTGACGGCTGATGCCCGGGCGGCCCTGGCCCAGCTGGCCCGTGCCCTGGAACACGGCCTGCGCCCGACTGACTACCATTGGCCGCGCCTGCAGGCCCTACGCGACTCGTTGCGGCGGCCCGCGCTGCCGGCCCAACACGTCCGGCAGCAAGCATTGCTGGACGTATACCTGAGCGACGCCACCCTGCGCTTTATGCGCGACCTGAGCCGGGGCCGGTTGCAGCCGTACGCGTGGTCGGGGGCGGAGAAAGCAGCCGGGCGGGCGTGGCGGCCGGCGCCAGTACTGCGGGCGGCCCTGGGCGGTGGCGCGGTGCCAGCGGCTATGGTAGCCGGCCAGCCCCGCCACCGCGAGTACCGGCAGCTCCAGCAGGCCCTGGCCCACTGGCTGACCCTGCCCGCGCCTGCTGATTCGGTGGCCGGGCGACAGGCCCAGTATGAGCAGGCGGCCCTGAATCTGGAACGGTGGCGCTGGGATGCCCTGCCCGGCGACTCCAGCTACATTCTTATCAATATCCCAGCCTATGAGCTGCTGGTGGTGGTGCACGACTCGGTGGTGCGCCGCCACCGCGTGATTGTGGGGCAGCCCCGCACGCCCACGTCTACGCTCAGCAGCCGCCTCACGCACTTCACCCTGGCCCCCGACTGGCACGTGCCCCGCTCCATTGCCACCAAGGAAATCCTGCCCCGCCTGAAAGTCGATGCCGGCTACCTGGCCCGTAACAACTACTCGCTCTACGACGCTGGTGGCCGGTATCTGGACCCCTACCGCGTGAACTGGACGGCGGTTACGGCCCAGAACTTCCGCTTCACCATCCGGCAGTCGGCGGGCTGCGACAATGCCCTGGGTAACATCGTATTCCGCTTCGCCAATCCGTATTCGGTGTATCTGCACGACACGCCCATGCGGCAGTTTTTTGAGCGGCCCGACCGCGCTATGAGCCACGGCTGCATGCGCCTGCAGGAGCCGCTGGCGCTGGCTGCCTACCTGCTGCGCCGCGAGGGCCGCCCGGTGCACCTGCCCGGCGAGGCCGAGTGCGCCCGCCAGCCCACGCCCCGCGACGTTCGCCTACGCCGCCCGATGCCACTGTACGTGCGCTACGCCACCTGCACCGCCGAGCACGGCCACCTACAGTTTTTCCCCGACGTGTACCGCCGCGACGAGCCCCTGCGCCGCGCCCTGTTCGGCCCCCGCTCGTAG
- a CDS encoding universal stress protein → MSTSLVVLTDFFAVSNRALSYAAGLAVPLHAHLVLLHVRHDGLLAPDEYRSRHTPSAERRTDRALLKLAAEQPVPTDVDVSEQYLPDAVQEAVDRHQPLLLVLGRPGSATAPEEIVVSTAMDLLRHAPHPLLIVPTVGWDSFPPRRLLLAVDGQSFRLVEHQDVLRQLLQATQGTLEVLHITDDEHARPGTAAVLATVRENDLADALTETSVTELYQPTVTGGVLQEAARREADLVVVVARRHSLLGGLFHRSITAQLIQESPIPVLVLPAEG, encoded by the coding sequence ATGAGTACTTCGCTGGTTGTCCTCACCGATTTTTTTGCCGTCTCGAATCGGGCCCTTTCCTACGCTGCCGGGCTGGCTGTGCCCCTGCACGCCCATCTGGTACTCCTGCACGTGCGCCACGACGGCCTGCTGGCACCCGACGAATACCGCAGCCGCCACACCCCATCAGCCGAACGCCGCACCGACCGTGCGCTGCTGAAGCTGGCCGCCGAGCAGCCCGTGCCCACCGACGTAGACGTGTCGGAGCAGTACCTGCCTGATGCCGTGCAGGAAGCCGTAGACCGGCACCAGCCGCTGCTGCTGGTGTTGGGCCGCCCCGGCTCGGCCACCGCCCCCGAGGAAATCGTGGTGAGCACCGCCATGGATTTGCTGCGCCACGCGCCGCACCCGCTGCTGATTGTACCCACCGTGGGCTGGGACTCGTTTCCGCCCCGGCGCCTGCTGCTGGCCGTCGATGGACAGTCGTTCCGCCTCGTTGAGCACCAGGATGTGCTGCGCCAGCTGCTGCAGGCTACGCAGGGCACCCTTGAGGTGCTGCACATCACGGACGATGAGCACGCCCGGCCCGGCACCGCAGCGGTGCTGGCCACCGTGCGGGAAAATGACCTAGCCGATGCGCTAACGGAAACCAGCGTTACGGAACTCTACCAGCCGACTGTTACGGGCGGCGTTCTGCAGGAAGCTGCCCGCCGCGAAGCCGACCTAGTGGTGGTGGTGGCCCGTCGTCACAGCCTGCTCGGCGGCCTATTCCACCGCAGCATTACGGCCCAGCTCATCCAGGAAAGCCCGATTCCGGTGCTGGTGCTGCCGGCTGAGGGTTAG